The following proteins come from a genomic window of Nocardioides albertanoniae:
- a CDS encoding carbohydrate ABC transporter permease, with the protein MASVTADLPAAAKPAASRPPEAYKKWGRESWKRRAPLLPALVFLIVVTQLPFVATLVMSFMSWSAQPDAPEKSFAGLDNFKTVFTTAAYRGAVLTTIEMTVVVVGVSALLALGIAMLLNHAFIGRGVVRTMMIAPFLIVPIAAAVFWGNGILMTGFGLVDGVLGQLGVPGAQDIAFLTDHPKLAIEIELIWQWTPFMMLILLAGLQSQDPEVLEAASIDGCNGWQTFVHMTLPHVRRYLELSVVLGTIFIVQNFDSVLGMTGGLNSTNIPYAVYETFYSAKDYGVASALGVVVVVGSLIIATFALRVVSSLLEEEN; encoded by the coding sequence ATGGCCTCGGTGACCGCAGATCTCCCCGCAGCAGCGAAGCCGGCCGCGTCGCGGCCGCCTGAGGCGTACAAGAAATGGGGGCGGGAGTCGTGGAAGCGACGCGCGCCGCTGCTCCCCGCGCTGGTCTTCCTCATCGTGGTCACGCAGCTGCCGTTCGTGGCGACGCTGGTGATGTCGTTCATGAGCTGGAGCGCGCAGCCCGACGCCCCGGAGAAGTCCTTCGCCGGCCTGGACAACTTCAAGACGGTCTTCACCACGGCGGCCTACCGCGGGGCAGTGCTGACCACGATCGAGATGACCGTGGTCGTCGTGGGAGTCAGCGCGCTGCTCGCGCTCGGGATCGCGATGCTGCTCAACCACGCCTTCATCGGGCGCGGCGTCGTGCGCACGATGATGATCGCGCCGTTCCTGATCGTGCCGATCGCGGCCGCGGTCTTCTGGGGCAACGGCATCTTGATGACCGGGTTCGGCCTGGTCGACGGTGTGCTCGGTCAGCTCGGGGTGCCCGGCGCCCAGGACATCGCCTTCCTCACCGACCATCCCAAGCTCGCCATCGAGATCGAGCTGATCTGGCAATGGACGCCGTTCATGATGCTGATCCTGCTCGCCGGGCTGCAGTCGCAGGACCCGGAGGTGCTGGAGGCCGCGAGCATCGACGGCTGCAACGGGTGGCAGACGTTCGTGCACATGACGCTGCCCCACGTACGCCGCTATCTCGAGCTCTCGGTCGTGCTCGGCACCATCTTCATCGTGCAGAACTTCGACTCGGTGCTGGGCATGACCGGAGGCCTGAACTCCACCAACATCCCCTACGCGGTCTACGAGACGTTCTACTCGGCCAAGGACTACGGGGTCGCCTCCGCACTCGGCGTCGTCGTGGTCGTCGGATCACTGATCATCGCCACCTTCGCCCTGCGCGTGGTGTCGTCCCTGCTCGAGGAGGAGAACTGA
- a CDS encoding mannitol dehydrogenase family protein, whose protein sequence is MTQARLTTARLGELSRAVAVPTYDRSAVTPGIVHLGVGGFHRAHQARYVDDLLAAGARDWGIVGVGLLPQDVRMRDALAGQDHLYTLLERSPDGSVQGRVIGSIIDYLFAPDSPADVLALLTDPKIRIVSLTITEGGYHVNQATGGFDASDPGIRADLEAGTEPTTAFGYVVEALARRRAAGVAPFTVMSCDNIAGNGEVARKMMVAFARLRDPELGAWIESEVAFPSSMVDRITPATTDADREEVGWRFGFDDAWPVVSEPFTQWVLEDRFPQGRPSFEDAGVQMVDDVEPYELMKLRLLNASHQALCYLGYLAGYRYAHEVCADPLFVDFLLGYMSQEGTPTLPEVPGVDLPGYQRELIDRFANPHIRDTLARLCAESSDRIPKWLVPVISAQLASGGSVRRSALVVAAWARYAEGVDEQGAPIDIVDNRRAEVMARAVAQREDPLAFLRSPDLFGDLVDCPEFTEPYAEALASLHTIGARKTLEAW, encoded by the coding sequence ATGACGCAGGCTCGACTCACGACGGCCCGGCTCGGCGAGCTCTCGAGGGCTGTGGCCGTCCCCACCTACGACCGATCTGCCGTCACTCCCGGGATCGTGCATCTCGGGGTCGGTGGCTTCCACCGGGCCCACCAGGCACGCTACGTCGACGACCTGCTGGCCGCCGGGGCGCGCGACTGGGGCATCGTCGGGGTGGGGCTGCTGCCCCAGGACGTACGCATGCGGGACGCTCTCGCGGGCCAGGACCATCTCTACACATTGCTCGAGCGTTCACCGGACGGGAGCGTGCAGGGTCGGGTGATCGGCTCGATCATCGACTACCTCTTCGCCCCCGACTCCCCCGCCGACGTGCTCGCGCTGCTCACCGACCCGAAGATCCGGATCGTGTCGCTGACGATCACCGAGGGCGGCTACCACGTCAACCAGGCGACCGGCGGCTTCGACGCCTCCGACCCCGGTATCCGGGCCGACCTGGAGGCGGGCACCGAGCCGACGACCGCGTTCGGCTACGTCGTGGAGGCGCTGGCCCGCCGGCGTGCGGCCGGAGTGGCGCCGTTCACGGTGATGTCGTGCGACAACATCGCCGGCAACGGGGAGGTGGCCCGCAAGATGATGGTCGCCTTCGCGAGGCTGCGCGACCCTGAGCTGGGCGCCTGGATCGAGTCGGAGGTGGCCTTCCCCAGCTCGATGGTCGACCGGATCACGCCGGCGACCACCGATGCCGACCGGGAGGAGGTCGGCTGGCGGTTCGGCTTCGACGACGCCTGGCCCGTGGTCAGCGAGCCCTTCACCCAGTGGGTGCTCGAGGACCGCTTCCCGCAGGGACGCCCGTCCTTCGAGGACGCCGGCGTGCAGATGGTCGACGACGTCGAGCCCTACGAGCTGATGAAGCTGCGGCTGCTCAACGCCAGCCATCAGGCGTTGTGCTACCTCGGCTATCTGGCCGGCTACCGCTACGCGCACGAGGTCTGTGCCGACCCGCTCTTCGTCGACTTCCTGCTCGGCTACATGTCGCAGGAGGGCACCCCGACGCTGCCCGAGGTGCCCGGCGTGGATCTGCCGGGCTATCAGCGCGAGCTGATCGACCGCTTCGCCAACCCCCACATCCGCGACACGTTGGCGCGGCTGTGCGCGGAGAGCTCCGACCGGATCCCGAAGTGGCTCGTGCCCGTCATCTCCGCGCAGCTCGCCTCGGGAGGCTCGGTGCGCCGCTCGGCGCTCGTCGTCGCCGCCTGGGCTCGCTACGCCGAGGGCGTCGACGAGCAGGGTGCCCCGATCGACATCGTCGACAACCGACGGGCCGAGGTGATGGCCAGGGCGGTCGCCCAGCGCGAGGACCCGCTCGCCTTCCTCCGCTCCCCCGACCTCTTCGGCGACCTCGTCGACTGCCCTGAGTTCACCGAGCCGTACGCCGAGGCGCTGGCGTCTCTGCACACGATCGGTGCGCGGAAGACGCTCGAGGCCTGGTGA
- a CDS encoding helix-turn-helix domain-containing protein: MGTWVIPADLLAESRFVVSPLHETVAALTILSRVDANGTPWQRSFRAAYLEAYRDLLASDPMLAALDATMWRPRRGDRPGWMADFLTPPPLGDGATFEDELAQVLAWDEPRMRAGLRELAGDLPVAVERSGINDAVATMLGWIWTATVQADWPRRRRVLEADIVSRASQLASEGWAGVFATLGTKQKRWLGDGILQVDGYDLPTRDLSDAHELSFVPVHSDGSWLAWDLPQRYAIVYPVSGALASTGSDSADPARALARLIGANRAGVLTLLDSPRSTTQLAALTQLPVGAVGNHLRVLLDAGVVMRRRAGREVLYWRTALGEELASSET, translated from the coding sequence ATGGGAACCTGGGTCATCCCGGCAGATCTGCTCGCCGAGAGCCGGTTCGTGGTCTCTCCGCTCCACGAGACCGTCGCCGCGCTGACGATCCTCAGCCGGGTCGACGCCAACGGCACGCCGTGGCAACGGTCGTTCCGGGCCGCCTATCTCGAGGCGTACCGCGACCTGCTGGCCTCCGACCCGATGCTGGCGGCGCTCGATGCGACGATGTGGCGACCGCGCCGCGGCGACAGGCCAGGCTGGATGGCCGACTTCCTGACCCCGCCGCCGCTCGGCGACGGCGCCACCTTCGAGGACGAGCTCGCCCAGGTGCTCGCCTGGGACGAGCCACGTATGCGCGCCGGGCTGCGCGAGCTCGCCGGCGATCTCCCGGTCGCCGTCGAGAGATCGGGGATCAACGACGCCGTGGCCACGATGCTCGGCTGGATCTGGACCGCGACCGTGCAGGCCGACTGGCCGCGCAGGAGGCGCGTGCTGGAGGCCGACATCGTCTCCCGTGCCAGCCAGCTGGCCAGCGAGGGCTGGGCAGGCGTCTTCGCCACCCTCGGCACCAAGCAGAAGAGATGGCTGGGCGACGGGATCCTGCAGGTCGACGGCTACGACCTGCCCACCCGCGACCTCTCCGACGCCCACGAGCTCTCGTTCGTGCCGGTGCACAGTGACGGCTCCTGGCTGGCCTGGGACCTGCCGCAGCGCTACGCGATCGTCTACCCCGTCTCCGGGGCGCTGGCGAGCACCGGCAGCGACAGCGCCGACCCGGCCCGGGCACTGGCCAGGCTGATCGGCGCCAACCGCGCCGGCGTGCTCACCCTCCTCGACTCGCCGCGCTCCACCACCCAGCTCGCCGCACTCACCCAGCTGCCCGTCGGCGCCGTCGGCAACCATCTGCGGGTGCTGCTCGACGCCGGTGTGGTGATGCGACGTCGCGCGGGCCGCGAGGTGCTCTACTGGCGTACGGCACTGGGCGAGGAGCTGGCGAGCTCGGAGACGTGA
- a CDS encoding ABC transporter substrate-binding protein yields the protein MRARRRTSAALTALSLATVLLTACGTGGLGAGGTSAGEHSITVLMVNNPQMLELQELTAEHFTEKTGIEVNFVVKVEQDMRDTASTEFANQSGIYDVATLSNFEIPYYAEAGWISDMESIADDPEFDQDDILPPMTEALSANGKVYGQPFYGESSFLMYRKDLFEKHGIEMPANPTWEQVAGFAAKIDKAEKDMRGICLRGLAGWGDNLASITSVVNTMGGTWFDEDWNAQVDKGGFKKAANFYVDLVRKHGEAGAATFSFPQCLNAMQQGKVAMWYDATSGAGPMEAEESPVKGKVGYVAAPHEQTENAGWLYTWAWAIQKSSQHQEDAKKFVTWASSKEYEELVMADTEHDTGGPTNVPAGKRASTYENPDYLEVAGSFATPTMNAIKNAQADNPGLQKRPYNGIQFVGVPSFTDFGTECAKQLSSAISGSKTTDAALERCQSFAQEYGDVQKEKQ from the coding sequence ATGCGGGCACGGAGACGGACCTCCGCAGCGCTGACGGCACTATCTCTGGCCACCGTCTTGTTGACGGCGTGCGGGACCGGTGGTCTCGGCGCGGGCGGCACGAGCGCGGGCGAGCACAGCATCACGGTGCTGATGGTCAACAACCCCCAGATGCTCGAGCTCCAGGAGCTCACCGCGGAGCACTTCACCGAGAAGACCGGGATCGAGGTGAACTTCGTCGTCAAGGTCGAGCAGGACATGCGCGACACCGCGAGCACCGAGTTCGCCAACCAGTCCGGCATCTACGACGTGGCGACGCTGTCGAACTTCGAGATCCCCTACTACGCCGAGGCCGGCTGGATCTCCGACATGGAGAGCATCGCCGACGACCCCGAGTTCGACCAGGACGACATCCTGCCGCCCATGACCGAGGCGCTCTCGGCCAACGGCAAGGTCTACGGCCAGCCGTTCTACGGCGAGTCGTCGTTCCTGATGTATCGCAAGGACCTCTTCGAGAAGCACGGCATCGAGATGCCGGCCAACCCGACCTGGGAGCAGGTCGCTGGCTTCGCGGCGAAGATCGACAAGGCGGAGAAGGACATGCGCGGCATCTGCCTGCGCGGGCTGGCCGGCTGGGGCGACAACCTCGCCTCGATCACCTCCGTGGTCAACACCATGGGCGGCACCTGGTTCGACGAGGACTGGAACGCCCAGGTCGACAAGGGCGGGTTCAAGAAGGCCGCCAACTTCTACGTCGACCTCGTGCGCAAGCACGGTGAGGCCGGCGCCGCGACGTTCTCGTTCCCCCAGTGCCTCAACGCCATGCAGCAGGGCAAGGTCGCGATGTGGTACGACGCCACCTCCGGCGCCGGCCCGATGGAGGCCGAGGAGTCCCCGGTCAAGGGCAAGGTCGGCTACGTCGCCGCCCCGCACGAGCAGACCGAGAACGCCGGCTGGCTCTACACCTGGGCGTGGGCGATCCAGAAGTCGTCCCAGCACCAGGAGGACGCCAAGAAGTTCGTCACCTGGGCCTCCAGCAAGGAGTACGAGGAGCTGGTGATGGCCGACACCGAGCACGACACCGGTGGCCCCACCAACGTGCCCGCCGGCAAGCGCGCCTCCACGTATGAGAACCCCGACTACCTCGAGGTCGCCGGCTCGTTCGCGACCCCGACGATGAACGCGATCAAGAACGCCCAGGCCGACAACCCGGGCCTCCAGAAACGTCCCTACAACGGCATCCAGTTCGTCGGGGTCCCGAGCTTCACCGACTTCGGCACCGAGTGCGCCAAGCAGCTCTCGAGCGCCATCTCCGGCTCGAAGACCACCGATGCCGCGCTCGAGCGATGTCAGTCGTTCGCCCAGGAGTACGGCGACGTGCAGAAGGAGAAGCAGTGA
- a CDS encoding carbohydrate ABC transporter permease gives MSERNWNRQRVGKIAIPLAAWIIGLIFVTPILYMVLTSLHAPHDAQTYPPSWGAPLTLDNYGGLFSSANPITPALINSVITSVISTLLVLALAIPAAYALAIRPVRRWSDAMFFFLSTKMLPMVAGILPLYLFTTQVIKMPDNVIILILIYTAMNLPIAVWMMRSFLAEVPPAIIEAASIDGASTMRILTRIVAPIAMPGVAATSLICFIFAWNEQLYAKVLTSVAAQTGPVFVNTLIQTEHAYLAELAAGATLISLPVLIAGFAAQDKLVQGLSLGAVK, from the coding sequence ATGAGCGAGCGCAACTGGAACCGCCAGCGGGTGGGGAAGATCGCCATCCCGCTCGCCGCCTGGATCATCGGCCTCATCTTCGTGACACCGATCCTCTACATGGTGCTGACGTCGCTGCACGCACCGCACGACGCGCAGACCTACCCGCCGAGCTGGGGCGCGCCGCTGACCCTCGACAACTACGGCGGCCTGTTCAGCTCCGCCAACCCGATCACCCCGGCGCTGATCAACTCGGTGATCACCAGCGTGATCTCGACGTTGCTGGTGCTCGCGCTGGCCATCCCCGCGGCGTACGCCCTGGCGATCCGGCCGGTGCGGCGGTGGTCGGACGCGATGTTCTTCTTCCTGTCGACGAAGATGCTGCCGATGGTGGCGGGCATCCTGCCGCTCTACCTGTTCACGACCCAGGTCATCAAGATGCCCGACAACGTGATCATCCTGATCCTGATCTACACCGCGATGAACCTGCCGATCGCGGTCTGGATGATGCGTTCGTTCCTGGCCGAGGTGCCGCCCGCGATCATCGAGGCAGCCTCGATCGACGGGGCCAGCACGATGCGGATCCTGACCCGCATCGTGGCGCCGATCGCGATGCCCGGCGTCGCGGCGACCTCGCTGATCTGCTTCATCTTCGCGTGGAACGAGCAGCTCTACGCCAAGGTGCTGACCTCGGTCGCCGCGCAGACGGGTCCGGTCTTCGTGAACACGCTGATCCAGACCGAGCACGCCTATCTGGCCGAGCTGGCCGCGGGCGCGACGCTGATCTCGCTGCCGGTGCTCATCGCCGGCTTCGCCGCTCAGGACAAGCTCGTCCAGGGCCTCTCCCTCGGGGCGGTCAAATGA